A region of Pseudarthrobacter sp. NIBRBAC000502770 DNA encodes the following proteins:
- a CDS encoding GntR family transcriptional regulator, translating into MASTIHQRLREDVLASVFAPDEPLTEAKLTERYGASRTPVREALQRLEQDGLVERRGKAVVVRTHSAEEIIDIYESRIILEQAAAAKAAVKATALDRQLLTGLLTQMQQLDPSDGRALAETNRAFHAQLWHATHSPSLIGLLERLDQQVRRYTLTTLTYPGRWPVVLADYAELLAAIGDGDSGRAGEIAARHMSDALNIRLKMYAEDPRTL; encoded by the coding sequence GTGGCCAGTACCATCCACCAGCGGCTCCGCGAGGATGTCCTCGCGAGTGTGTTTGCGCCTGACGAGCCCCTCACGGAGGCCAAGCTCACCGAGCGTTACGGGGCATCCCGGACCCCGGTGCGGGAGGCGCTGCAGCGGCTGGAGCAGGACGGGCTGGTGGAGCGGCGCGGCAAGGCGGTGGTGGTCCGCACGCATTCGGCCGAGGAGATCATCGACATTTACGAGTCGAGGATCATCCTGGAGCAGGCAGCCGCCGCCAAGGCTGCCGTCAAGGCAACGGCCCTGGACCGCCAGCTGCTCACGGGGCTGCTGACGCAGATGCAGCAGCTGGATCCCAGTGACGGCCGGGCGCTCGCCGAAACCAACCGCGCCTTCCACGCCCAGCTGTGGCACGCCACGCACAGCCCGTCGCTGATCGGACTGCTGGAACGCCTTGACCAGCAGGTGCGCCGGTACACCCTCACCACCCTGACCTACCCGGGACGGTGGCCGGTGGTGCTGGCGGACTACGCCGAGCTGCTGGCCGCCATCGGGGACGGCGACTCCGGGCGTGCGGGTGAGATCGCCGCCCGCCACATGTCCGACGCCTTGAACATCCGGCTGAAGATGTACGCCGAGGATCCCAGGACGCTCTAG
- the tcuA gene encoding FAD-dependent tricarballylate dehydrogenase TcuA produces MMIKSDVLVVGGGNAGFAAALAAAERGRKVVLLEKAQEASSGGNSFYTAGATRISHDGLQELIEFVEPDERHAASEVPAYTAAEYLADLSKVSEGRNDPELSAVLVRESNPTLRWLQGMGLKYRLMYERQAYRTQDGGYLFWGGLHVGNVGGGKGLMADHRAAAERMGVEVIYDCAATGLIQEDGRVRGVRYRSSSGEGELRAESVILASGGFEASPELRRRHLGEGWQNAKVRGTPGNTGEMILAALDAGAARGGDWSTCHSVAWDAWHPENEGNLELTNQLTRGGYPLGIVVNSDGKRFVDEGADYRNYTYAKYGRDILAQPGSAAFQIFDASSRPMLRAEEYDMPGVSVVTAPTLAELAQKAGISPEGLEETVHNFNASITGSSPFDPNVKDGRRADTQPPKSNWARSTATGPFYAFPVTCGITFTFGGLKTDTWGRVLTEDAEPLEGLYACGEALGGLFSGNYPGGSGLAAGAVFGRRAGSIA; encoded by the coding sequence ATGATGATCAAGAGCGACGTTTTGGTAGTGGGCGGCGGCAACGCCGGATTTGCGGCAGCACTTGCAGCCGCCGAGCGTGGCCGCAAAGTTGTCCTGCTGGAAAAGGCGCAGGAGGCCTCCTCGGGAGGCAACAGCTTCTACACGGCCGGTGCTACGCGTATCTCCCATGACGGGCTCCAGGAACTCATCGAGTTCGTGGAACCTGATGAGCGGCACGCCGCCAGCGAGGTCCCCGCCTACACCGCCGCCGAATACCTTGCCGATCTGTCCAAGGTCTCCGAGGGGCGCAACGACCCCGAACTCTCCGCGGTCCTGGTCCGCGAAAGCAACCCGACCCTGCGCTGGCTTCAGGGCATGGGACTCAAATACCGCCTGATGTACGAACGCCAGGCGTACCGGACCCAGGACGGCGGGTACCTGTTCTGGGGCGGACTGCACGTGGGCAATGTGGGCGGCGGCAAGGGGCTGATGGCCGACCACCGCGCAGCTGCTGAGCGGATGGGCGTTGAGGTCATCTACGACTGCGCAGCCACCGGACTGATCCAGGAGGACGGCCGGGTGCGCGGGGTCCGGTACCGCAGCTCATCCGGAGAAGGTGAGCTCCGGGCCGAGTCGGTCATCCTCGCCTCGGGAGGTTTTGAAGCATCACCTGAACTGCGCCGCCGGCACCTGGGGGAGGGCTGGCAGAACGCGAAGGTACGCGGTACGCCGGGCAACACGGGAGAGATGATCCTCGCCGCATTGGACGCCGGCGCGGCCAGGGGCGGCGACTGGTCCACCTGCCACAGCGTCGCCTGGGACGCCTGGCACCCGGAGAACGAGGGCAACCTGGAACTCACCAACCAGCTCACCCGCGGCGGGTACCCGCTGGGCATCGTGGTGAACAGCGACGGGAAGCGGTTCGTGGACGAGGGCGCCGACTACAGGAACTACACCTACGCGAAGTACGGCCGGGACATCCTTGCCCAGCCGGGCTCGGCCGCCTTCCAGATCTTCGACGCTTCGTCCCGCCCCATGCTGCGCGCCGAGGAGTACGACATGCCGGGCGTCTCGGTGGTCACCGCTCCAACCCTCGCCGAGTTGGCGCAGAAAGCCGGCATCAGCCCGGAAGGCTTGGAGGAGACGGTGCACAACTTCAACGCTTCGATCACCGGCAGCTCGCCCTTCGACCCCAACGTCAAGGACGGACGCCGGGCCGACACCCAGCCGCCGAAGAGTAACTGGGCCCGCAGCACCGCCACCGGCCCGTTCTACGCTTTCCCGGTGACCTGCGGCATCACCTTCACCTTCGGTGGCCTCAAGACGGACACCTGGGGCCGCGTGCTCACCGAAGACGCGGAGCCGCTCGAAGGGCTGTATGCCTGCGGGGAAGCGCTGGGCGGACTGTTCAGTGGAAACTACCCCGGCGGCTCCGGGCTTGCGGCGGGCGCCGTCTTCGGCCGCCGCGCCGGCTCCATCGCCTAG
- a CDS encoding GntR family transcriptional regulator, producing MASQPETSPYLMIRNAIISQELPPRAQLVESALAKKYNVSRTPIREALRRLETEGLVERYGSRMQVREYRPEEMLDLYEVRTFLEEAAAKTAALRHTDMDLMLIDRAHQAMVTLDFEAATPAELAAANRTFHERIWAASHSAALLDLLDRILVHFIRYPGTTLSTKERWDRVLKEHEELLVAIRARNAEEAGRIASAHMDEAKNIRIQMYIDAQEISSPRLA from the coding sequence GTGGCGTCGCAACCAGAGACAAGCCCCTACCTGATGATCAGGAACGCCATCATCTCGCAGGAGCTGCCTCCCCGTGCCCAGCTCGTCGAAAGCGCCCTGGCCAAGAAGTACAACGTCTCCCGGACGCCCATCAGGGAAGCGTTGCGGCGCCTCGAAACCGAGGGGCTCGTGGAGCGCTACGGTTCACGCATGCAGGTGCGGGAGTATCGCCCGGAGGAGATGCTGGACCTCTATGAGGTGCGGACCTTCCTGGAGGAGGCGGCGGCTAAAACTGCTGCTCTCCGGCACACGGACATGGACCTGATGCTGATCGACCGCGCGCACCAGGCCATGGTCACCCTTGATTTTGAGGCCGCCACTCCGGCTGAACTGGCCGCCGCCAACCGCACCTTCCATGAGCGCATCTGGGCCGCCAGCCACAGCGCCGCCCTCCTTGACCTGCTCGACCGGATCCTGGTCCACTTCATCCGCTACCCGGGCACCACGCTCTCCACCAAGGAGCGCTGGGACCGCGTGCTGAAGGAACACGAGGAGCTGCTGGTGGCCATCCGTGCCCGGAACGCGGAGGAGGCCGGCCGCATCGCCAGCGCCCATATGGACGAAGCAAAGAACATTCGCATCCAGATGTACATCGACGCCCAGGAAATCAGCAGCCCCCGCCTGGCGTAA